From Scytonema millei VB511283:
ATAACAACGTGGGGGCTAGAGAAGGAAAAACTAGAAGGAGTAGGAAACTTGTCTTCTGGTTGCCACATTCCTAAAGCTAGAGAACTTTCATTTTCGACTTCCATAACTTCTGTACGAATGGTAATGATTCCAGCTTCGCTCTGATTTTCCAAAGCATCGATTGCGTTAGCAAGAATACTCATAAACGCTTGATTAATTTGACTGGAATAACACTCAATCAAAGGCAATTTACCATATTCTTTAACAATCCGAATTCCAGAATGCTTGCTGATTGCTTTGAGACGACTATCTAAAATCAGCAGAGTACTATCAATTCCTTCATTAATATCTATTGGCTTCATTTCTGACTCATCAGAGCGAGAGAAGTTACGCAGCGACAGAGCAATTTTGCGAATCCGCCCTACATCTACTTTCATTGAGTTTAGTGTTTTTGGTAAATCCTCTAAGAGAAACTCTAAGTCAATGTTCGCCATCAACTCTTGAATTCGATCGCAATCGCTAGGATGATAGTTTTGATGAAGTTCGAGCAAGTTCAATAAATTTTGAGTATAATTACTTACATAAGCAAGATTGCCATGAATGAAGTTCACGGGACTATCGATCTCATGAGCAATTCCTGCTACTAGCTGTCCCAAACTAGACATTTTCTCACTCTGAATTAGATGAGCTTGGGTATGCTGCAATTCATATAAAGCTTGCTGTAACTGTTGAGCTTGGGCTTGAGCAACGGTTGCAGAAATACAACTTTGTTCGTACAGGAGAGCTTTCTCAATTGCTACTGCTGCGTGGAAAGCAAACATCGTCAGAATTTTTAAGTCTTCAGAATTGTAAGAGATCGCAGTTCTCTCGCTCAATTCATCTACTTCTTCTTGGCTCCAAAAAAAGATCACCCCATTCATTTGTTCTTTCGTCTTTAGCGGGACGCAAATTAAAGATTTGATCGGACCTTGATACTCGCAAAATCTAGGATCGGCAGTAATATCATTGACGATCTCGCCTTTACCTGTGTGGGCAATTTGACCAATAAGTCCGCCGCCTAACTTCAAAGATTCTTGAGATGGAAAAGCTTGACCAATAGATGATAGCGATTCTAACTCTCCCGTTTTTTGATTCAGGAGTAAAATCGAGCCACCTGTTGCTTCAATCAGTTTCCCAACACCCTCAATGACCAGTTGGGCAACTTCTTTTAATTCTAAGCTAGCAGTAATCTGAGTCGTAATATCGTGGAGCAAAGTCAGCTCGCGATATTTCTCTAATAACTCGTTTGCCAGCGCCTTTTTCTCGAATTCCTGTTTCATTAAGTAAGAAATCAGGTTGACAACAGCAATAGCTTTGTCACTACCAGCAATCCAACCAACAACACGATCCGCAAACTCGATTGGATACCTATGTGTCAAATTTTCGCTACCTGCACCTACTATTTTTTTGCCATCAGCATCGTGAATTTGAATGGCTGTACCTGTTGCCTGGTTTAAATACTCAAGCAGAGCAACTACTTCTTTTTTTGTTGCTATTTTCTTAAAGTTAACTGAAACCATTGGCTTTTATCTCTAGCGTTTTTTTATTTGTTTATACTATTTTTTAAGCTGGAAGTGCTAATGTTCTAGCAACTAATAGCTATCAGATTTAGTGATTTGACAAAATTATATCGCTCAATGCAGGTGCGAATTATTTCGTTGGTCATCTCCACTATTTCACTAGCGATCGCTGAATGCCAACTGCTTTATTAAAATTTTATTAAAATCAATTGTTTGCTTGAAGATTGGTTTTTAATCGCTAAAATTAGGCAATTTTACAGTTGTTTTAAATTAAAAGGTATATAACATCTGTAGATTCCCTAAATTTACTGAAGCTCAGCAGTTAAAATTGAGGAATGCATTGAATCTAAATAGCGATCGCCCAATTAATCTTTGTAACAGGTTAAGAAAAAATACTAGAGAAAATACTGAGCCTAAAATAAAGAATCTTACTAACTCTAGTTTCAGTATAATAAATTGCGATTAAATACCGAATTTCTACTTACTTTAGTTGAAAACCTCAAAAGGAAAACTCCATTGGGGGAGAGTGTCTCTCTATCATGGAATGAAAGTTTCAGGATGTTTACTATTACACTCTGACTCTAGTTTGTGTCAAATTATATTGACTATGAATATTCTAGAACCACTTTGCTCGTCAGACAGAATTGCTTAGTACGATTTATCGAGTTGAGATCGAATAGCCAAATTTTATAGAAGATTATGGAGAAGTTAGAGTTAAATCAGTCCTTACCTGCGAATATAGATCCTAGCTGTCATTGCTCTTACACTAACTTTGACGCTCAACTGAAACTGCCGTCTCATCCAGCTAGTACTGTGAATATATCGCGGAAATTCACAGCCTTACAAGTTGCAATCGTACTATTCCTAGCGTGCAATTTGATGACTTTTGGCTGCATACTCTATCTTCTGTCACATAGTCGCTACGGTGCTATCAGTCAGGCGCTCGCAATCAGCTTGTTATCTATTTTAGCTAGTATTACAGTTCTGCTTGCTTATTGGGCTTTCCAATCGCGACAAGAAAAATTACAGGAACGCAGCGTTTTCGATCTCATTACCCTACCAGCTTACTGGATTAATTCTGAATTAAAGATTCTTGCAGTCAATCAACATCTGGCTCAAAATCAAAGCTTGCGTACCGATGACTTAATTGGGCAGCATGTTAGTTTTTATAATTCAGATTGTCATTTTATTGAGTTTATTCAAGATTTTTTTTCCCAACGGGAACAAAGCATTTATAGAGAACTGGAGATTCAAACTGATACCTGTACTCGTAACTTGCTAATGGTGGCGCAAAAATCTGCGCCAGAAAATACTGCAATTTTGATTGAAATCGATTTGACTGCTCGTCAGCAAAGAGAAACATTACTACGAGAGAGCGAAGAACGCTACGTTCTGGCTTTGCAGGCTACCAATGATGGTATTTGGGATTGGAATTTAAAAACTAATGCGATTTACTTTTCTCCACGATGGAAATCAATGCTGGACTATTCAGACAATGAGATGAACTCTTTAGATGAGTGGTTTTGTCGGATTCATCCTGGAGATGTGGAACGCATTAAAATGGAAATGCTCAATCATCTTTCCGAGCTAAATTCTAAGTTTGAGAGCGAATACCGGATTTTATGCAAGGGAAAAACTTATCGTTGGATGCTTAGCCGAGGAATTATTATACGAGATGTATCAGGAGAAGCATATCGCATAGTAGGAATGCAATCTGATATTACTAACCGCAAAGTTACAGAAGAACAGTTACTCCATGATGCCCTACATGATGCATTAACTGGATTGCCTAACCGAGTTTTATTTATGGATCGGTTAAGTCATGCAATTTCTCTAGCAAAAAGACGGAGAAATTATTTATTTGCCGTACTTTTCTTCGATCTCGATCGCTTTAAGCTAATTAACGACAGTTTAGGTCATTCAGTAGGCGATCAATTACTCATTGCGATCGCCCGTCGTCTAGAAAAATATTTACGAGTTGGCGACACTGTTGCTCGATTAGGTGGCGATGAGTTTACCATTCTATTAGAAG
This genomic window contains:
- a CDS encoding putative bifunctional diguanylate cyclase/phosphodiesterase, encoding MEKLELNQSLPANIDPSCHCSYTNFDAQLKLPSHPASTVNISRKFTALQVAIVLFLACNLMTFGCILYLLSHSRYGAISQALAISLLSILASITVLLAYWAFQSRQEKLQERSVFDLITLPAYWINSELKILAVNQHLAQNQSLRTDDLIGQHVSFYNSDCHFIEFIQDFFSQREQSIYRELEIQTDTCTRNLLMVAQKSAPENTAILIEIDLTARQQRETLLRESEERYVLALQATNDGIWDWNLKTNAIYFSPRWKSMLDYSDNEMNSLDEWFCRIHPGDVERIKMEMLNHLSELNSKFESEYRILCKGKTYRWMLSRGIIIRDVSGEAYRIVGMQSDITNRKVTEEQLLHDALHDALTGLPNRVLFMDRLSHAISLAKRRRNYLFAVLFFDLDRFKLINDSLGHSVGDQLLIAIARRLEKYLRVGDTVARLGGDEFTILLEDIKDENVATNIANRLQEELTRSFNLSGNEVFTSASIGITLSTFNYERPEDLLRDADIAMYRAKATGKARYEVFNTTMHTRAAALLQLETDLRRGLERREFQLYYQPIVSLKTSAITGFEALIRWQHPQRGLVSPAEFIPVAEETGLIVPIGWWVLREACRQLSAWKIQFPEYQSLVMSINLSAKQFTQTNLVEEITEILRETDVPAKSLKLEITESVIMDNAEIATTMLFQLQSLGIQLSIDDFGTGYSSLAYLYRFPTHTLKIDRSFINKIDIDSEQFEIVRTIVTLAANLGMDVVAEGVETLKHLAQLKALNCGSGQGYLFSKPVDSQMAAKLLQEQNIVVDTIPI
- a CDS encoding ATP-binding protein, producing MVSVNFKKIATKKEVVALLEYLNQATGTAIQIHDADGKKIVGAGSENLTHRYPIEFADRVVGWIAGSDKAIAVVNLISYLMKQEFEKKALANELLEKYRELTLLHDITTQITASLELKEVAQLVIEGVGKLIEATGGSILLLNQKTGELESLSSIGQAFPSQESLKLGGGLIGQIAHTGKGEIVNDITADPRFCEYQGPIKSLICVPLKTKEQMNGVIFFWSQEEVDELSERTAISYNSEDLKILTMFAFHAAVAIEKALLYEQSCISATVAQAQAQQLQQALYELQHTQAHLIQSEKMSSLGQLVAGIAHEIDSPVNFIHGNLAYVSNYTQNLLNLLELHQNYHPSDCDRIQELMANIDLEFLLEDLPKTLNSMKVDVGRIRKIALSLRNFSRSDESEMKPIDINEGIDSTLLILDSRLKAISKHSGIRIVKEYGKLPLIECYSSQINQAFMSILANAIDALENQSEAGIITIRTEVMEVENESSLALGMWQPEDKFPTPSSFSFSSPHVVIRIQDNGAGIGEAVRDRIFEPFFTTKTAGNGAGLGLSISHQIVEKHGGVLKCFSELGQGATFWIQIPIKQTMMLQPIFNPANGNKVFNSELSLAGII